In the genome of Rhodoplanes sp. Z2-YC6860, one region contains:
- a CDS encoding nuclear transport factor 2 family protein, whose amino-acid sequence MLQELTDLEIDYWYEVDHNYGRKASELYVSDGVFAIGPKAMKGREAVAEFYRWRESRGDRTARHVVTNFRMLSHAGDKASFCCVMCLYAADGRPVRPSLPAIMIADIVSDCVRNDEGVWRYASHRLIPIFEGGVPATVPPDA is encoded by the coding sequence ATGTTGCAGGAGCTCACGGACCTTGAAATCGACTATTGGTACGAGGTCGACCACAACTATGGCCGCAAAGCCAGCGAGCTCTACGTGAGCGATGGCGTGTTCGCGATCGGTCCCAAGGCCATGAAAGGCCGCGAGGCCGTCGCGGAGTTCTATCGCTGGCGGGAAAGTCGCGGCGACCGAACCGCACGGCATGTCGTGACCAATTTCCGGATGTTGTCCCACGCCGGCGACAAGGCGAGCTTCTGCTGTGTGATGTGCCTCTACGCCGCCGATGGCCGGCCGGTCCGGCCTTCGCTGCCGGCGATCATGATCGCGGATATCGTCAGCGATTGCGTTCGTAATGACGAGGGCGTCTGGCGATATGCCTCGCATCGGTTGATCCCGATTTTCGAAGGCGGCGTGCCGGCTACGGTGCCGCCGGACGCCTAG
- a CDS encoding ABC transporter permease yields MTADASTSAERAEQPPSILRRYPQFTVSPLIFVVLVAAWWLSTDVLGLPAYILPPPEQVLYALIGGLSRSPWDKASYWYHAGITVWEAVLGFLIGSAAGAFLGLVLSHWPILGKSWYPYIVGFQSLPKVAIAPLMVVWFGFGLQGKVFITAIITFFPVLVNMMAGYQSVEPERIELARSCNASELHLLTKIIIPSCLPYLFAGLGVASVLSILGAVVGEFVGASAGLGMLLMQYNQAMEISPMFAVILLLAIIGFLMSYLVTLVERRYCFWAQRSNATARP; encoded by the coding sequence ATGACAGCCGACGCATCGACCTCCGCGGAGCGAGCCGAGCAGCCGCCGAGCATCCTGCGGCGCTATCCGCAGTTCACCGTCTCGCCTTTGATCTTCGTGGTGCTGGTCGCGGCGTGGTGGCTCTCGACCGATGTGCTGGGGCTTCCCGCCTATATCCTGCCGCCACCCGAGCAGGTTCTGTACGCGCTGATCGGGGGCTTGAGCCGCTCACCGTGGGACAAGGCGAGCTACTGGTATCACGCCGGCATCACGGTCTGGGAGGCGGTGCTCGGCTTCCTCATCGGCTCGGCCGCCGGCGCGTTCCTCGGGCTGGTGCTGTCGCATTGGCCGATCCTCGGCAAGAGCTGGTATCCCTACATCGTCGGTTTCCAGTCGCTGCCCAAGGTGGCGATCGCACCCTTGATGGTGGTCTGGTTCGGCTTCGGCCTCCAGGGCAAGGTGTTCATCACGGCGATCATCACGTTCTTTCCGGTGCTCGTGAACATGATGGCCGGCTACCAGTCGGTCGAGCCGGAGCGCATCGAGCTCGCGCGCTCCTGCAATGCCAGCGAGCTGCACCTGCTCACCAAGATCATCATCCCGAGCTGCCTGCCCTATCTGTTCGCGGGGCTCGGCGTCGCGTCGGTGCTGTCCATTCTCGGGGCCGTGGTCGGCGAGTTTGTCGGCGCGAGTGCGGGCCTCGGCATGCTGCTGATGCAATACAATCAGGCGATGGAAATCTCGCCGATGTTCGCGGTCATCCTGTTGCTGGCCATCATCGGCTTCCTGATGAGCTATCTCGTCACGCTGGTCGAGCGCCGCTATTGCTTCTGGGCGCAACGATCGAACGCGACGGCACGCCCATGA
- a CDS encoding GntR family transcriptional regulator gives MAFERQNLHSSRREGHGIQIHITHESAVTDVRPRLWLIEHMARPRAKTLSTASSEARTSQKASKPPPENLEKQNPRQSGADRFSRTVWLSGLLRERILKGVYRPGERIREIQLRSEFGFSNGPIREALQAVVADGLAERVHWAGIRVKTLDEKQLVELFQVRLALLECASDLAARNISADSRASAGVLKKELTTGFEEIEKDGGHISFNGALSAWLLSTAGNETLKELWNKTMLQTLIYVNASLIRSHGRKGRLLINKLIDAICAGNVSEARGAARALTKQTLLDLGVSAEL, from the coding sequence ATGGCTTTCGAGCGCCAAAATCTGCACTCGTCTCGGAGAGAAGGCCACGGTATACAAATCCACATCACACACGAGTCGGCAGTCACCGATGTGCGGCCGCGGCTTTGGCTGATTGAGCATATGGCACGACCGAGGGCAAAAACTCTTTCCACTGCGAGCAGCGAAGCTCGAACCAGCCAGAAAGCGTCCAAGCCACCACCGGAAAATCTGGAAAAGCAGAATCCTCGACAAAGCGGCGCCGACCGTTTTTCGAGAACAGTCTGGCTGTCGGGTCTGCTGCGCGAACGGATTCTGAAGGGTGTGTACCGCCCAGGCGAACGGATCCGGGAAATTCAGCTTCGCAGCGAATTCGGATTCTCCAATGGACCGATCCGCGAGGCGCTGCAGGCTGTCGTGGCCGACGGCCTGGCGGAACGTGTGCACTGGGCGGGCATTCGCGTCAAAACGCTCGATGAGAAGCAGCTGGTCGAATTGTTTCAGGTGAGATTGGCCTTGCTGGAGTGCGCATCCGATCTTGCAGCGCGCAACATCTCTGCTGATTCACGCGCCAGCGCGGGTGTTTTGAAGAAAGAGCTGACCACAGGGTTCGAAGAGATCGAAAAGGACGGCGGCCACATTTCGTTCAATGGCGCGCTGTCGGCCTGGCTTCTCTCAACGGCAGGAAACGAGACCCTGAAAGAACTCTGGAACAAGACGATGCTGCAGACGCTGATCTACGTCAACGCATCGCTCATCCGAAGTCATGGCCGGAAGGGGCGGCTTCTGATCAACAAGCTGATCGACGCAATCTGCGCCGGCAACGTATCGGAAGCACGCGGGGCCGCGCGTGCATTGACAAAGCAGACCCTTCTCGACCTCGGCGTCAGCGCGGAATTGTGA
- a CDS encoding ABC transporter substrate-binding protein: MGQRISRTMLALAVAAGVCSAVVRHADAQSLKKMTLVQMHPNIGIGEEIFLYAVPKRLGFFKAEGLDVDIQNSQTGMISAQVLQSSNAQVGTTAAAAVMTVREQNGDLISFFNLKRNAGTFLVVLKDSPINKLEDLKGKNVGAPSFGAGGGLGLKQNLSAIGITPEQYTAIATGAGPSAIAALKSGKIDALVMWDAMLGAAENTGLDLRTVKIPLEDGQVGTTLATTASFAKANPKEVAGYCRAMTKGLLFTATNPAAAIKIFWEEFPTSKPTSLDDATALKNSVHIMNRFLEKALQDQPKDAPLGKFIVENWKNTHEAFVKLGTLKGAERPEASFTEQFITACNDFDHAAIVAQAKAMN, translated from the coding sequence GTGGGTCAGCGAATTTCCCGTACCATGCTTGCACTGGCTGTTGCCGCCGGCGTCTGCTCCGCGGTTGTCCGTCATGCGGACGCGCAGTCGTTGAAGAAGATGACGCTGGTGCAGATGCACCCCAACATCGGCATCGGCGAAGAGATCTTTCTTTACGCGGTGCCGAAGCGGCTCGGCTTCTTCAAGGCGGAAGGCCTCGACGTCGACATCCAGAACTCCCAGACCGGCATGATCTCGGCGCAGGTTCTGCAGTCGTCGAACGCCCAGGTCGGCACCACGGCCGCCGCTGCGGTCATGACCGTGCGCGAGCAGAACGGCGACCTCATCTCGTTCTTCAACCTCAAACGCAACGCCGGGACTTTTCTGGTCGTTCTCAAGGACTCGCCGATCAACAAGCTCGAAGACCTCAAGGGCAAGAACGTCGGGGCGCCGTCGTTCGGTGCCGGCGGCGGGCTCGGTCTGAAGCAAAACCTGAGCGCGATCGGCATCACGCCGGAGCAATACACGGCGATCGCGACCGGCGCCGGCCCCTCGGCAATCGCGGCGCTCAAAAGCGGCAAGATCGACGCGCTGGTGATGTGGGACGCGATGCTCGGCGCCGCGGAGAACACGGGTCTCGATCTGCGCACGGTCAAGATCCCGCTCGAGGACGGCCAGGTCGGCACCACGCTGGCCACCACGGCGTCGTTCGCCAAGGCCAACCCGAAGGAGGTCGCGGGCTATTGCCGCGCCATGACCAAAGGGCTGCTGTTTACGGCCACCAACCCTGCGGCAGCCATCAAGATTTTCTGGGAGGAATTCCCGACCTCCAAGCCCACCAGTCTCGACGACGCCACGGCGCTCAAGAACAGCGTGCACATCATGAACCGCTTCCTCGAAAAGGCGCTGCAGGATCAGCCCAAGGACGCGCCGCTCGGCAAGTTCATCGTGGAGAACTGGAAGAACACCCACGAGGCCTTCGTCAAGCTCGGCACGCTGAAGGGCGCGGAACGTCCCGAGGCGTCTTTCACCGAACAATTCATCACGGCTTGCAACGACTTCGATCACGCCGCGATCGTGGCGCAGGCCAAGGCGATGAATTGA
- a CDS encoding VOC family protein: MSAIKPRGVVHFGIPVSDLEASKKFYTEILGLTFVRYSPAYQIMFLMAGKDYVLLCKTDPPIKPNVEGKRTVHHAFAIEGSTYEDCKTFLREKGVEIFDEEARSTGTFPGRQFYIRDPDTNVIEFSEWAGKDF; this comes from the coding sequence ATGTCGGCAATCAAGCCTCGCGGTGTGGTGCATTTCGGAATCCCGGTCAGCGACCTCGAAGCCAGCAAGAAATTCTACACCGAGATTCTTGGGCTGACCTTCGTCAGATATTCGCCAGCCTACCAGATCATGTTCCTGATGGCCGGCAAGGATTACGTGCTCCTCTGCAAGACCGATCCGCCGATCAAGCCCAACGTCGAGGGCAAGCGGACGGTGCACCACGCCTTTGCGATCGAAGGCAGCACCTACGAGGACTGCAAGACGTTCCTGCGGGAGAAGGGCGTCGAGATTTTCGACGAGGAGGCACGGTCGACCGGCACGTTCCCCGGCCGGCAGTTCTACATTCGCGATCCCGACACCAACGTCATCGAATTCAGCGAGTGGGCCGGCAAGGACTTCTGA
- a CDS encoding (2Fe-2S)-binding protein, with protein sequence MKLTVNGQDHQVDADPDTPLLYVLADDLKLKGPRFGCGLAQCGSCSVLFNGREIRSCVTPISAVTDGVITTLEGLPRYYAQQKRLAETPELHPIQKAFIDEQAPHCGYCYNGMAIKAAELLSQNSSPSDHDIRQAMDGHLCRCGTYPRIVKAIHRAAAEVAK encoded by the coding sequence ATGAAGCTCACCGTGAACGGACAAGACCACCAGGTGGACGCCGACCCCGACACGCCCCTGCTGTATGTCCTTGCCGACGATCTGAAGCTGAAAGGTCCGCGTTTCGGATGCGGGCTGGCGCAGTGCGGTTCCTGCTCGGTCCTGTTCAACGGCCGCGAGATCAGGTCATGCGTGACGCCCATATCCGCGGTGACCGATGGCGTCATCACGACGCTTGAAGGCTTGCCCCGATACTACGCGCAGCAGAAAAGACTCGCGGAAACGCCTGAGCTGCATCCGATCCAGAAGGCGTTCATCGACGAGCAGGCGCCGCACTGCGGGTACTGTTACAACGGCATGGCGATCAAAGCCGCCGAGCTTCTCTCGCAGAATTCATCTCCGTCCGACCACGACATCCGGCAAGCAATGGACGGCCACCTCTGCCGCTGCGGAACCTATCCGCGCATCGTGAAGGCGATCCACCGCGCGGCCGCGGAGGTGGCGAAATGA
- a CDS encoding cupin domain-containing protein, which translates to MNLHQIDWSKIEWKKVRQGVEQKAFSGSAATIAMHRLAPGHEPKPHSHPHEQIAYIAEGRMRFHIGDEVVDLGPGGLVVIPSGVTHWGEVLGDEPVINIDIFTPKRPEYAP; encoded by the coding sequence ATGAATCTGCATCAGATTGATTGGAGTAAGATCGAGTGGAAGAAGGTCCGCCAAGGCGTGGAGCAGAAGGCCTTCTCCGGAAGTGCCGCAACCATTGCCATGCATCGGCTTGCCCCGGGGCATGAGCCCAAGCCGCACAGCCATCCGCACGAACAGATCGCCTACATCGCCGAGGGCCGCATGCGGTTTCACATCGGAGACGAGGTCGTCGATCTCGGGCCGGGCGGCTTGGTTGTCATTCCGTCAGGCGTCACCCACTGGGGCGAGGTTCTGGGGGACGAGCCGGTCATCAACATCGACATCTTCACGCCGAAGCGGCCCGAGTACGCCCCGTAA
- a CDS encoding acyl-CoA dehydrogenase family protein: protein MPGGKFAADSLPDRQHKPMNDMSSSPSLRDYLARIKDIASAVSVAGNDIEQNRRLPPQLVQALIDGGFYRMLQPRFLGGAELSLDAFSTLVEELARLDASTAWCVAQCASCAMAAAYLDRDTALELFGPPEGIVAWGPPAPSEARVVDGGYRVTGTWNFASGGRQASWIGGQAYVVGRDGKPLRNDSGAPVFRMMLFPSQDVQMTDVWHVMGLKGTASDTYGVKDVFVPDRLSFARDEECDRRENGLLFKFSTSNLYSFGFAAVALGIAQQMLDDAIKVASDKTPTASKRAMRDNNVIQAQIGRSEATLRGARHYLHGVARELWQAVSEHPEVTRAQKIEIRLCSTWVIHQAMSVADTVYHMLGSTAVFEKNPFERRFRDIHTLSQQLQGRQAHFESVGQVMLGLEPDTVLFTT, encoded by the coding sequence ATGCCCGGTGGTAAGTTCGCCGCGGATTCATTGCCCGATCGGCAGCACAAGCCCATGAACGACATGTCGTCATCCCCTTCGCTCCGCGACTACCTCGCACGCATCAAGGATATCGCTTCCGCGGTGTCGGTTGCGGGAAACGATATCGAGCAGAACCGCCGGCTGCCGCCTCAACTGGTCCAGGCGCTGATCGACGGCGGCTTCTACCGGATGCTTCAGCCTCGCTTCCTGGGCGGCGCGGAGCTTTCGCTCGATGCCTTTTCGACGCTGGTCGAGGAGCTCGCCCGGCTTGATGCCAGCACCGCGTGGTGTGTCGCGCAGTGTGCATCCTGCGCCATGGCGGCCGCCTATCTCGACCGCGATACGGCGCTCGAGTTGTTCGGACCGCCGGAAGGCATCGTGGCGTGGGGACCGCCGGCGCCATCGGAGGCGCGCGTCGTGGACGGCGGATATCGCGTCACGGGGACTTGGAATTTTGCCAGCGGCGGGCGGCAGGCGAGTTGGATCGGCGGCCAAGCTTATGTGGTCGGACGCGACGGCAAGCCGCTTCGCAACGACAGCGGAGCGCCGGTCTTCCGCATGATGCTGTTTCCGAGCCAGGACGTGCAGATGACCGACGTCTGGCACGTGATGGGCCTAAAAGGCACCGCCAGCGACACTTACGGCGTCAAGGACGTGTTCGTTCCGGATCGCCTATCATTCGCTCGCGACGAGGAGTGCGACCGGCGGGAGAACGGGCTTCTCTTCAAATTCAGCACCAGCAATCTCTACTCGTTCGGCTTTGCCGCGGTGGCGCTCGGTATCGCGCAACAGATGCTGGATGACGCGATCAAGGTGGCGAGCGACAAGACTCCGACGGCCTCCAAGCGTGCCATGCGCGATAATAACGTGATCCAGGCGCAGATCGGCCGTTCGGAGGCCACGCTGCGCGGCGCGCGCCATTATCTCCACGGCGTTGCGCGTGAGCTTTGGCAGGCGGTTTCGGAGCACCCCGAGGTGACCCGCGCGCAGAAGATCGAGATCCGGCTCTGCTCGACCTGGGTGATCCACCAGGCCATGTCCGTCGCGGACACGGTCTACCACATGCTCGGATCAACCGCCGTGTTCGAAAAGAACCCGTTCGAACGGCGGTTCCGCGACATTCACACCCTAAGTCAGCAACTTCAGGGGCGGCAGGCCCATTTCGAGAGTGTCGGACAGGTGATGCTGGGGCTCGAGCCCGACACCGTGCTGTTCACG
- a CDS encoding xanthine dehydrogenase family protein molybdopterin-binding subunit: MSAHHFASLPRRDLLKGALVIGFSLALPASTRRLSAAPVLHDPKLANSWIAIGKDNSATVYLGKVELGQGNGTSMLQLVAEELDIDLQHVSAAPVDTAHSMNQGATVSSSSIQQAGPQLRSAAAEIRAEMLRRASEKLRVPADELSVSNGVISGGGRSVAYGELIGPEGEQIALTGKAPQKSPASYKVVGSRVPRRDLPAKVKGTYEYMQHAAMPGMLHGRVVRPKGQGGYGQPPKIRSVDEQSVKHIAGVQIVRERDFVGVVAPRQWDAVRAAEQLKVDWELPASLPGDAKLHDKLRSAKTVDTVMLKEGDVEQGRGEHLVSGKFYGPYQAHGSFSPSCALADVKTSGVLVQCSSQDVFALRDRVALVVGAPKEAVQVQYIESSGCFGHNCQDDVALAAVLMSKHAGKPVRVQFMRWDELGWDNYGPAHVGEGRIGADKDGRLSSYEYQGWHHGWMIEETSEYLATGKPVNELAKGPGSLSVNKFDTGGMYDIPNRLLLNHAVPGLDGYLKGANLRSPMDLSYSFASEQLIDRLAKLCRLDPVEFRRRNIKDERWRGVFEAVVLAAKWQPRRSAENGGDAVVRGRGVGLGTHRAAYASAVADIEVNRRTGVIVAKHLHVAFDCGIAVNPAIVESQVVGMSIQATSRVLKEAVSFSETGVTSLDWESYPVLRFAEHPEVTPIVMKRSDPSIGAGEEAIPAVGAAIANAFYDATGVQLAEYPMTPKRVLAALKS; encoded by the coding sequence ATGAGCGCACATCATTTCGCGAGTCTCCCGCGCCGCGATCTCCTCAAGGGCGCGCTGGTCATCGGCTTCAGTCTCGCGCTGCCGGCATCTACGAGACGGCTCTCGGCTGCGCCCGTGCTGCACGATCCGAAGCTCGCAAACTCCTGGATCGCAATCGGCAAAGACAATTCGGCGACGGTCTATCTCGGCAAGGTCGAGCTCGGTCAGGGCAACGGCACGAGCATGCTGCAGCTCGTGGCCGAGGAACTGGACATCGACCTCCAGCACGTTTCGGCAGCGCCTGTCGACACCGCGCATTCGATGAACCAGGGCGCAACTGTCTCCAGCTCTTCGATCCAGCAGGCTGGGCCGCAACTGCGGTCGGCGGCGGCAGAGATTCGCGCGGAGATGCTGCGCCGCGCCTCCGAGAAGCTCCGCGTGCCGGCCGACGAGCTCTCCGTCAGCAACGGCGTGATCTCCGGCGGCGGCCGGTCGGTTGCGTATGGCGAGCTGATCGGTCCCGAGGGCGAGCAGATCGCGCTGACCGGGAAGGCTCCGCAAAAGAGTCCGGCGTCATACAAGGTGGTTGGATCGCGCGTGCCGCGCCGCGACCTGCCCGCCAAGGTGAAAGGCACATACGAATACATGCAGCACGCGGCGATGCCGGGGATGCTGCACGGCCGGGTGGTGAGGCCGAAGGGGCAGGGCGGTTACGGGCAGCCGCCGAAAATCCGCTCGGTCGACGAGCAAAGCGTCAAGCATATCGCCGGCGTACAGATCGTGCGTGAACGCGATTTCGTCGGCGTGGTCGCGCCGCGTCAATGGGATGCGGTGCGCGCGGCCGAGCAGCTGAAGGTGGATTGGGAGCTGCCGGCGTCGCTGCCCGGCGATGCCAAACTGCACGACAAGCTTCGCTCGGCGAAGACCGTCGACACCGTGATGCTGAAAGAGGGCGACGTGGAGCAGGGGCGGGGCGAGCACCTCGTCTCCGGCAAGTTCTACGGGCCGTATCAGGCGCACGGTTCCTTCAGCCCGAGCTGCGCGCTGGCCGATGTGAAGACGTCGGGCGTGCTGGTTCAGTGCTCGAGCCAGGATGTGTTCGCGCTCCGCGATCGCGTCGCGCTGGTGGTCGGCGCGCCCAAGGAGGCGGTCCAGGTCCAGTACATCGAAAGCTCGGGATGCTTCGGGCACAACTGCCAGGACGACGTCGCGCTTGCTGCGGTTCTGATGTCGAAGCACGCGGGCAAGCCGGTGCGCGTGCAGTTCATGCGATGGGACGAGCTCGGCTGGGACAACTACGGCCCAGCTCACGTGGGAGAGGGCCGGATCGGAGCCGACAAGGACGGCCGCTTGAGCTCCTACGAGTATCAGGGCTGGCACCACGGCTGGATGATCGAGGAAACGAGCGAGTATCTCGCCACTGGCAAGCCGGTCAACGAACTGGCCAAAGGCCCCGGTTCGCTCTCTGTCAACAAGTTCGACACCGGCGGGATGTACGACATCCCCAACAGGCTTCTGCTCAACCACGCGGTGCCAGGGCTCGACGGCTATCTGAAAGGGGCGAATCTCCGGTCGCCCATGGATCTGTCGTATTCGTTCGCGTCGGAGCAACTGATCGATCGGCTGGCGAAACTCTGCAGGCTCGATCCGGTCGAGTTTCGCCGGCGCAACATCAAGGACGAGCGCTGGCGCGGGGTGTTCGAGGCTGTCGTCCTGGCCGCGAAATGGCAGCCCAGGCGATCGGCCGAGAATGGCGGCGACGCCGTCGTGCGTGGCCGCGGCGTGGGCTTGGGGACGCACCGCGCTGCTTACGCGAGTGCGGTTGCCGATATCGAGGTCAATCGCCGGACCGGCGTCATCGTCGCCAAGCATCTCCATGTGGCATTCGACTGCGGCATCGCCGTCAATCCCGCCATCGTGGAGAGCCAGGTCGTCGGCATGTCGATCCAGGCGACCAGTCGGGTTCTCAAGGAGGCGGTCTCCTTCTCGGAAACCGGCGTCACGAGCCTCGACTGGGAGAGCTATCCGGTGCTTCGCTTTGCCGAGCATCCGGAGGTCACGCCGATCGTCATGAAGCGCAGCGATCCGTCGATCGGGGCGGGCGAAGAGGCCATTCCCGCAGTCGGCGCCGCGATCGCGAATGCTTTCTACGATGCCACGGGTGTGCAGTTGGCCGAATATCCCATGACGCCGAAACGCGTCTTGGCAGCACTCAAGTCATGA
- a CDS encoding amidohydrolase family protein yields the protein MSFRQASPTGARFWGTSRSSTSTSSRRSGPSTPRKGRTAPGIIAAPKVFASHGVVSMSSSEFAADCHLHSHWPQRYPYLHPTGSRIDESNLAASPPGLFATLGKNGITHCLLIQPGAYAFDNRAMLDVIAAAKGTVKALAALPLDAPDEDFVDLKSRGVVGVRLSLITFDPHLFESDKMGAFLRRCHKHDFWVEVFAAAGAWPAIIPQLLRSEVKVIAEHVGWPMLAEGLGAPGFQALLQFGRTTNAVIKLSGGFRISWKRQPYEDVKPFATELLGAFGAERCIWGSDWPFLNPDVGPAKRPTKIAPVEYRQEADVLSSWVPSKEARQQILWDNPSRFFGFTKSAKLGELSINF from the coding sequence TTGTCATTCCGTCAGGCGTCACCCACTGGGGCGAGGTTCTGGGGGACGAGCCGGTCATCAACATCGACATCTTCACGCCGAAGCGGCCCGAGTACGCCCCGTAAGGGCCGCACCGCACCCGGGATCATTGCCGCGCCGAAAGTTTTCGCAAGCCACGGAGTCGTATCTATGTCTTCAAGTGAGTTCGCCGCCGACTGCCATCTTCATTCGCACTGGCCGCAACGATATCCGTACTTGCATCCCACCGGCAGCCGAATTGATGAGAGCAATCTTGCGGCGAGTCCTCCGGGTCTCTTTGCGACGTTGGGAAAGAACGGAATCACCCACTGTCTCCTCATTCAGCCCGGCGCTTACGCGTTCGACAATCGCGCGATGCTGGACGTCATTGCCGCAGCGAAGGGAACGGTGAAAGCCCTTGCAGCGCTTCCGTTGGATGCCCCCGATGAGGATTTCGTCGATCTCAAGAGCCGAGGCGTCGTCGGCGTTCGCCTGAGCCTCATCACGTTCGATCCCCATCTCTTCGAAAGCGACAAGATGGGCGCCTTTCTCCGGCGCTGTCACAAGCATGATTTCTGGGTTGAGGTGTTCGCTGCCGCCGGCGCTTGGCCTGCGATCATCCCGCAGCTCCTGCGATCGGAGGTGAAGGTCATCGCCGAGCACGTCGGTTGGCCGATGCTGGCCGAAGGTCTCGGCGCGCCTGGTTTTCAGGCCCTTCTGCAATTCGGACGCACGACCAACGCGGTCATCAAGCTGTCCGGCGGATTCCGGATTTCCTGGAAGAGACAGCCTTACGAGGATGTAAAGCCCTTCGCGACCGAGCTGCTTGGCGCTTTTGGAGCGGAGCGGTGCATCTGGGGTTCGGATTGGCCCTTCTTGAATCCCGACGTCGGTCCGGCGAAGCGCCCGACGAAGATCGCCCCGGTCGAATATCGTCAGGAGGCCGACGTGTTGAGCAGCTGGGTGCCCAGCAAGGAAGCTCGGCAGCAGATTCTTTGGGACAATCCGTCCCGGTTCTTCGGCTTCACCAAGTCTGCGAAGCTCGGAGAGCTGTCGATCAACTTCTAG
- a CDS encoding Bug family tripartite tricarboxylate transporter substrate binding protein: MVSVRSAVVAALVLASGICGAEAQDTWPDRPVRFIVTSAAGGGIDLMARILAEGLSRQLPKPVIVENNGAAGGLVATKAVANAGSDGYTFLFQGPGYAALPFIHRNPGFDVRKDFAPVSLVAKFPLVLITRPSLNVKTLREFIALVKSSPGKFTFGSSGIGGASHIPLEAIKDQAGLDMTHIPFRGSGQTTTALLGGQIDLTIDGLAPQIGNIQSGSVVPLGVSTEGRAPQMPEIPAIDEVLPGFKYPMWVAVFASAETPAPIVEKMSKAIADALKEPAIRKRYDDLLVEVVGSTPAALGTFADEQLKFNKAIIEKAKIQAGD; encoded by the coding sequence ATGGTATCCGTTCGATCCGCTGTCGTTGCCGCCCTCGTCCTCGCGTCGGGAATCTGCGGAGCAGAGGCGCAGGACACATGGCCTGACCGGCCGGTGCGCTTCATCGTGACATCGGCCGCGGGTGGCGGAATCGACCTGATGGCAAGGATCCTGGCGGAAGGCCTGAGCCGCCAGCTTCCCAAACCGGTCATCGTCGAGAACAACGGTGCGGCGGGCGGCCTCGTGGCCACAAAAGCCGTCGCGAACGCCGGTTCGGACGGATACACGTTCCTCTTTCAAGGGCCGGGCTATGCGGCGCTGCCCTTCATCCATCGCAACCCCGGTTTCGACGTCCGCAAGGACTTCGCACCGGTTTCGCTTGTCGCCAAGTTTCCCCTTGTTCTGATCACCCGTCCTTCGCTGAACGTGAAGACGTTGCGTGAATTCATCGCTCTGGTGAAATCCAGCCCCGGAAAATTCACCTTCGGATCAAGCGGCATCGGCGGTGCATCGCATATTCCCCTGGAAGCCATCAAAGACCAGGCGGGTCTCGATATGACCCACATTCCGTTCAGAGGCAGCGGCCAGACGACGACTGCGCTTCTGGGCGGGCAGATCGACCTGACGATCGACGGGTTGGCGCCGCAGATCGGCAACATCCAATCGGGCAGCGTCGTTCCGCTCGGCGTGTCGACTGAAGGCCGCGCGCCTCAGATGCCGGAAATTCCGGCGATCGATGAGGTGCTGCCCGGCTTCAAATATCCGATGTGGGTTGCGGTCTTCGCATCCGCCGAGACGCCCGCGCCGATCGTCGAGAAGATGTCAAAAGCGATTGCCGATGCGCTCAAGGAGCCCGCGATACGGAAGCGCTATGACGACCTTCTGGTCGAAGTCGTCGGCTCGACGCCCGCAGCGCTCGGCACGTTCGCGGATGAGCAGCTCAAGTTCAACAAAGCGATCATTGAAAAGGCGAAGATTCAAGCCGGCGACTAG